A region of Vitis riparia cultivar Riparia Gloire de Montpellier isolate 1030 chromosome 12, EGFV_Vit.rip_1.0, whole genome shotgun sequence DNA encodes the following proteins:
- the LOC117926248 gene encoding protein DETOXIFICATION 40-like — protein MKSSPEVVQKPILQSDDSDPPLSSSLQSDDTRSETSAQLESILSNTQLRLSERLRLATWTELKLLFYLAGPAVLVYMIGYVMSMATQIFVGHLGNLELAAASLGNNGIQIFAYGLLLGMGSAVETLCGQAYGAKKFDMLGIYLQKSTVLLTITGVLLTFVYIFSKPILILLGESSRIASAAAIFVYGLIPQIFAYAASFPVQKFLQAQSIVAPSAYISAGTLLVHLLLSWLAVYKMGLGLLGSSLVLSLSGWVVVVGQFLYILKSERCKYTWGGFSVKAFSGLPGFFKLSAASALMLCLETWYFEVLVLLAGLLDHPELALDSLSICMTILGWVYMVSVGFNAAASVRVGNELGAGHPKSAAFSVLVVTLASFLISVVAAVAVLVLRNVISYAFTGGEAVAQAVSDLCPLLAISLMLNGIQPVLSGVAVGCGWQAFVAYVNVGCYYVVGVPLGSLLGFYFKHGAKGIWLGLLGGTLMQTIILIVVMVRTDWNKEVEKALERLDQWEDKKEPLLKG, from the exons ATGAAATCCTCTCCAGAGGTCGTCCAAAAGCCCATCTTACAATCAGACGATTCAGACCCTCCACTCTCATCTTCACTGCAATCGGATGATACAAGGTCTGAGACCAGTGCACAACTAGAAAGCATTTTATCGAACACCCAGTTGCGGTTATCGGAGCGCCTCCGGTTGGCCACATGGACTGAGTTGAAGCTACTTTTCTACCTTGCTGGCCCTGCCGTCCTCGTTTACATGATCGGCTATGTCATGTCCATGGCCACCCAAATCTTTGTCGGTCATCTCGGTAACCTTGAGCTCGCTGCAGCCTCTCTCGGCAACAATGGAATCCAAATCTTTGCCTACGGCCTCTTG CTAGGGATGGGGAGTGCAGTGGAGACCCTGTGTGGGCAAGCATATGGAGCTAAAAAATTCGATATGCTAGGCATTTATCTCCAGAAATCCACCGTTCTCCTCACTATAACCGGTGTCCTCCTCACTTTCGTCTACATATTCTCCAAGCCTATTCTGATCTTGCTGGGGGAATCATCCAGAATCGCATCAGCAGCTGCCATCTTCGTCTACGGCCTCATTCCTCAAATCTTTGCATACGCTGCAAGCTTTCCCGTACAGAAGTTCCTACAAGCCCAAAGCATAGTGGCCCCAAGCGCATACATATCAGCAGGAACACTGCTGGTGCACTTGCTGTTGAGCTGGCTGGCCGTGTACAAGATGGGGCTGGGGTTGCTGGGTTCTTCACTAGTCCTGAGCCTCTCAGGGTGGGTTGTTGTGGTGGGTCAGTTCCTTTACATATTGAAGAGTGAGAGGTGTAAGTACACTTGGGGCGGGTTCAGTGTCAAAGCTTTCTCTGGGTTGCCTGGATTCTTCAAGCTATCAGCTGCATCTGCACTGATGCTGTGCTTAGAGACTTGGTATTTTGAGGTTCTTGTTCTGCTGGCTGGCTTGCTTGATCATCCCGAATTGGCTTTGGATTCTCTCTCCATATG CATGACGATACTTGGATGGGTCTACATGGTTTCAGTCGGATTCAATGCTGCTGCAAG TGTGAGAGTGGGGAATGAGCTTGGAGCTGGGCACCCAAAATCAGCAGCGTTTTCAGTGTTGGTGGTGACTCTAGCCTCCTTCCTGATATCAGTGGTGGCTGCAGTTGCGGTGCTTGTGCTTCGGAATGTAATCAGCTATGCTTTCACTGGTGGGGAAGCTGTGGCCCAGGCTGTTTCCGACCTGTGTCCACTCTTGGCCATCAGCCTCATGCTCAATGGTATTCAACCAGTCCTCTCAG GTGTGGCTGTCGGGTGTGGATGGCAAGCTTTTGTGGCATATGTAAATGTGGGCTGCTATTACGTTGTGGGAGTGCCTCTCGGCTCTCTCCTTGGTTTTTACTTCAAACATGGGGCAAAG GGAATTTGGTTAGGGTTGCTAGGTGGCACCTTAATGCAAACCATCATTCTAATTGTGGTTATGGTTCGGACCGATTGGAATAAAGAG GTGGAAAAGGCTCTAGAGAGATTGGATCAATGGGAGGACAAGAAGGAACCACTTTTGAAGGGGTGA
- the LOC117926812 gene encoding aconitate hydratase, cytoplasmic — protein sequence MYITASSLSSSLLRASRAHFSSSLSRVSLSRAISSNPLSSSSLACRSLRFSSSAFRSLRSVNFRPPVSLRAQIGAAVPVVEQFQRRIATMAPENAFKGILTGLPKASGGEFGKYYSLPALNDPRIDKLPYSIRILLESAIRNCDNFQVTKEDVEKIIDWENTSPKQVEIPFKPARVILQDFTGVPAVVDLACMRDAMNKLGSDSNKINPLVPVDLVVDHSVQVDVARSENAVQANMELEFQRNKERFAFLKWGSTAFHNMLVVPPGSGIVHQVNLEYLGRVVFNTDGLLYPDSVVGTDSHTTMIDGLGVAGWGVGGIEAEAAMLGQPMSMVLPGVVGFKLTGKLRNGVTATDLVLTVTQMLRKHGVVGKFVEFYGDGMAELSLADRATIANMSPEYGATMGFFPVDRVTLQYLKLTGRSDETVALIEAYLRANKMFVDHNEPQQERAYSSYLELDLVNVEPCVSGPKRPHDRVTLKEMKVDWHSCLDNKVGFKGFAVPKEAQDKVAKFSFHGQPAELKHGSVVIAAITSCTNTSNPSVMLGAALVAKKACELGLEVKPWIKTSLAPGSGVVTKYLLQSGLQKYLNQQGFHIVGYGCTTCIGNSGEIDESVASAITENDIVAAAVLSGNRNFEGRVHPLTRANYLASPPLVVAYALAGTVDIDFEKEPIGTGKDGKSVYFKDIWPSTEEIAEVVQSSVLPNMFKSTYEAITKGNSMWNDLSVPANTLYSWDAKSTYIHEPPYFKNMTMDPPGAHGVKDAYCLLNFGDSITTDHISPAGSIHKDSPAAKYLLERGVDRKDFNSYGSRRGNDEVMARGTFANIRLVNKLLNGEVGPKTIHVPTGEKLSVFDAAMKYKTANQGTIILAGAEYGSGSSRDWAAKGPMLLGVKAVIAKSFERIHRSNLVGMGIIPLCFKPGEDADTLGLTGHERYTIDLPSNIDEIRPGQDITVTTNTGKSFICTARFDTEVELAYFNHGGILPYVIRNLIKQ from the exons ATGTATATAACTGCTTCATCGTTATCTTCTTCTTTGCTCAGAGCTTCTAGGGCTCACttctcctcttctctctctAGAGTTTCTCTCTCGAGAGCAATCTCTTCCAATCCTCTCTCCTCTTCCTCCCTCGCGTGCCGTTCTCTTCGCTTTTCGTCTTCTGCATTTCGATCTCTTCGGTCTGTCAATTTCAGGCCTCCGGTGAGTCTACGGGCTCAGATCGGTGCGGCGGTTCCGGTGGTTGAGCAGTTTCAGCGGAGGATCGCTACAATGG CTCCAGAAAATGCATTCAAAGGAATCTTGACTGGTCTTCCCAAGGCTAGCGGAGGGGAGTTCGGAAAGTACTATAGCCTGCCTGCTCTAAATGACCCAAGAATTG ATAAGTTGCCATATTCCATAAGGATCCTTCTGGAATCTGCAATTCGTAATTGCGACAACTTCCAAGTCACCAAGGAAGATGTTGAGAAGATCATCGACTGGGAAAATACTTCTCCAAAGCAAGTTGAAATTCCCTTCAAGCCTGCTCGTGTTATCTTGCAG GATTTTACAGGTGTACCAGCTGTCGTTGACCTTGCTTGTATGCGAGATGCAATGAACAAGCTTGGCAGTGATTCTAACAAGATCAATCCTCTG GTTCCTGTTGATCTTGTTGTTGATCATTCAGTTCAAGTTGATGTAGCAAGGTCAGAAAATGCAGTGCAGGCAAATATGGAGCTTGAATTCCAGAGAAACAAGGAGAGATTTGCTTTTCTTAAATGGGGATCTACTGCTTTCCATAACATGCTTGTTGTTCCCCCTGGTTCTGGGATTGTGCATCAG GTTAATCTGGAATATCTTGGACGAGTTGTTTTCAATACAGATGGCTTGCTCTACCCTGATAGTGTGGTCGGGACTGATTCCCATACAACTATGATTGATGGGTTAGGAGTTGCTGGCTGGGGAGTTGGAGGTATTGAAGCGGAGGCAGCAATGCTTGGCCAG CCCATGAGCATGGTGTTACCTGGTGTTGTTGGTTTCAAATTAACTGGAAAATTGCGCAATGGTGTCACAGCTACCGACTTGGTCTTAACTGTGACACAGATGCTAAGGAAGCATGGTGTTGTTGGCAAATTTGTTGAGTTCTATG GGGATGGTATGGCAGAACTATCATTAGCAGACAGGGCCACTATTGCCAATATGTCTCCTGAATATGGTGCAACAATGGGCTTCTTTCCTGTAGATCGTGTCACTTTACAATATCTCAAATTAACTGGAAGAAGTGATGAGACT GTGGCATTGATAGAAGCATATCTGCGTGCAAATAAAATGTTCGTTGACCATAATGAG CCTCAACAAGAAAGAGCATACTCGTCTTATCTGGAATTGGACCTTGTGAATGTTGAACCTTGTGTCTCAGGACCAAAGAG GCCTCATGATCGGGTTactttgaaagaaatgaaagtaGATTGGCATTCTTGTCTTGACAACAAAGTTGGATTTAAA GGCTTTGCTGTACCAAAGGAGGCACAGGACAAAGTGGCCAAATTTTCTTTCCATGGGCAACCTGCAGAGCTCAAGCATGGAAGTGTTGTGATTGCTGCTATCACAAGCTGTACAAATACATCAAACCCAAGTGTCATGCTTGGGGCTGCTCTTGTTGCAAAAAAGGCTTGTGAACTCGGTTTAGAG GTTAAACCATGGATAAAAACAAGTCTTGCCCCAGGCTCGGGAGTTGTTACAAAATATTTACTCCAGAG CGGGCTGCAAAAGTACTTAAATCAGCAGGGCTTCCATATTGTTGGTTATGGCTGCACAACATGTATTGGAAATTCAGGGGAAATAGATGAATCAGTTGCTTCTGCGATTACAGAAAATG ACATTGTTGCAGCAGCCGTGCTCTCTGGGAACCGAAATTTTGAGGGTCGTGTTCATCCCTTGACAAGAGCTAACTACCTTGCTTCGCCTCCATTGGTGGTTGCATACGCCCTTGCTGGCACG GTTGACATTGACTTTGAGAAGGAGCCCATTGGAACAGGGAAGGATGGTAAGAGTGTATACTTCAAGGATATCTGGCCATCTACAGAAGAAATTGCAGAG GTTGTTCAATCAAGTGTGTTGCCTAATATGTTCAAAAGTACATATGAAGCTATCACCAAAGGCAATTCAATGTGGAATGACTTATCAGTTCCAGCTAACACCCTATACTCATGGGATGCCAAATCAACCTACATTCATGAACCCCCATATTTCAAGAACATGACCATGGATCCTCCTGGAGCCCATGGAGTGAAGGATGCTTACTGCTTGCTGAACTTTGGTGACAGTATTACAACAGATCACATTTCACCTGCTggaagcatccataaagacagTCCTGCTGCAAAGTATCTCCTTGAGCGTGGGGTTGATCGCAAGGACTTCAACTCTTATGGCAGCCGTCGTGGCAATGATGAAGTGATGGCAAGGGGAACCTTTGCCAATATCCGCCTTGTTAACAAGCTCTTGAATGGGGAAGTGGGCCCAAAGACCATTCATGTTCCTACAGGAGAGAAACTCTCTGTGTTCGATGCAGCAATG AAATACAAGACTGCTAATCAGGGCACCATTATCTTGGCTGGAGCTGAATATGGAAGTGGAAGCTCCCGAGATTGGGCTGCCAAGGGTCCCATGCTATTG GGAGTCAAAGCAGTGATTGCCAAAAGCTTTGAGAGGATTCATCGCAGTAACTTGGTGGGAATGGGCATTATTCCACTCTGTTTCAAGCCTGGTGAGGATGCTGACACACTAGGATTGACTGGTCATGAACGATATACCATTGACCTCCCAAGTAACATTGATGAGATAAGGCCTGGCCAAGATATTACAGTCACGACCAACACAGGAAAATCTTTCATCTGCACTGCCCGCTTTGACACTGAG GTGGAGTTGGCATATTTCAACCATGGAGGCATTCTCCCATACGTGATTCGGAATTTGATTAAACAGTAA
- the LOC117927029 gene encoding uncharacterized protein LOC117927029: MNRRIRTLHRSSSKRDEAFHRYLKPGALAQLRDSRISARSHRVDSHSQIHLHRTSSPPSSPLPTQIDAFPCFTGRNYGPRCLQRKKLVAAKSVFLKSSSPASPMSDSPDSVVVDLFGPEILVAY, translated from the coding sequence ATGAATCGGAGAATCAGAACCCTACACAGATCATCCTCCAAGCGAGATGAGGCTTTCCATCGGTACCTGAAGCCAGGCGCACTCGCTCAACTCAGGGATTCGCGGATCAGCGCCAGATCGCACCGAGTCGACTCGCACTCGCAGATCCATCTTCACCGTACATCTTCGCCGCCCTCTTCTCCTTTGCCTACTCAGATCGACGCCTTTCCTTGCTTCACCGGGAGGAACTACGGCCCCCGGTGCTTGCAGCGGAAGAAGCTTGTTGCGGCGAAGTCCGTGTTTCTGAAGAGTTCGAGTCCAGCGAGTCCGATGTCGGACTCGCCCGATTCGGTCGTTGTAGATTTGTTCGGCCCTGAGATTCTTGTGGCTTATTGA
- the LOC117926038 gene encoding F-box/kelch-repeat protein At3g23880-like, whose amino-acid sequence MSENDVSYDDVPCDLMRLLFTKQRPEDLVIAMCVCKSWRAIIRDSSFVYAHLKHCRRTSLTDHNASLIVDGAHNYDAFQFSMQYSEEFTGHRHCRILFDNLYYTVETSSDGLVLLSATGCRQKMLLWNPAIRKFKLIPVSGIRNLLHCRTGFRPVHEQQVLVVGFGCIECNNKYDYKIVQVLYYFSDNAFQHSYVTVYSLWSNSWRRIRATPPCYTNVDVSNAFVNEAVHWRAEASADCWVIMAFDLREEVFREIPLPDHHHDYYSMYWYIAVFEELLSVVLHYQNQEGYDFVEIWAMKEYRVVDSWSKLFVVGPTRFLYPLGYMKSRRVLLESRFEKLVIHYPNYGQRQDVMHPVGLTTYLESLALLDD is encoded by the coding sequence ATGTCGGAGAACGATGTGTCGTACGACGATGTGCCGTGCGATTTGATGAGGCTTTTATTCACAAAGCAGCGTCCCGAGGACCTGGTAATAGCCATGTGCGTCTGCAAGTCATGGCGCGCCATAATTCGTGATTCTTCCTTCGTATATGCGCATCTTAAACACTGTCGTCGCACCTCCCTCACCGATCATAATGCCAGTTTGATAGTGGATGGCGCACACAACTATGACGCTTTCCAATTCTCCATGCAGTATAGTGAAGAGTTTACCGGCCACCGACACTGTAGAATCCTATTCGATAATCTATATTACACTGTGGAGACTTCAAGTGATGGATTGGTCCTACTATCCGCCACTGGTTGCAGgcaaaaaatgcttttatggaACCCCGCCATAAGAAAGTTCAAGCTTATTCCTGTTTCTGGCATAAGAAATCTACTTCATTGCCGTACTGGGTTTCGTCCTGTTCATGAGCAACAAGTTTTGGTTGTTGGGTTCGGCTGTATTGAATGTAATAATAAGTACGACTATAAGATAGTTCAGGTTTTATACTACTTCTCTGATAACGCATTCCAACATTCTTATGTTACGGTTTACTCACTGTGGAGCAATTCTTGGAGAAGAATCAGAGCTACTCCTCCTTGCTATACTAACGTCGATGTGTCCAATGCGTTTGTTAATGAAGCAGTGCACTGGCGGGCCGAGGCGTCTGCAGATTGTTGGGTGATCATGGCGTTTGATTTGAGGGAGGAGGTGTTTCGGGAAATACCACTACCAGATCATCACCATGATTATTACAGTATGTATTGGTACATTGCAGTGTTTGAGGAATTACTTAGTGTAGTTTTGCACTACCAGAACCAAGAAGGGTATGATTTTGTTGAAATATGGGCGATGAAGGAGTATCGGGTGGTGGATTCCTGGTCTAAACTGTTCGTTGTTGGACCGACAAGGTTCTTATACCCTTTGGGATATATGAAGAGTAGGAGGGTTTTGCTGGAAAGCAGGTTTGAAAAGCTAGTTATACACTATCCCAACTATGGACAGAGACAAGACGTCATGCATCCTGTTGGTTTAACCACATACTTGGAAAGCCTTGCTTTGCTTGATGATTAA